Within the Synechococcales cyanobacterium T60_A2020_003 genome, the region ATCGTCCTCGATCGGCGCGATCCAGTCGAAGCGCTCTTAATTCAGCTCATTGATACGCCCGAATTTCAACGGTTACGGCGAATTCGTCAACTAGGGCCTGCGAGTCTGACGTTTCATGGGGCGGAGTCCTCGCGGTTTACCCATTCCCTCGGTGTCATGGCGATCGCCCGTCGCGCTTTTGATGGCATTGCTGCTCGCTATCCCGAACTGTTGCCCCATCGAGCGACGGTGCTGTGTGCAGCCCTCCTCCACGACATCGGGCATGGCCCCTTTAGCCACACTTGCGAAGAGATCTTTAGCTGTCACCATGAGCGTTGGACCCAGCGAATTTTGGAAGAATCGGACGGGGTGCGATCGCTTTTGACGGGCTTTCATCCCGATTTGCTAGCGGATATTCTCCAGGTTTATCAAAAAGAGCATCCGATTCCCTTTGTGTGGCAGTTGGTGTCGAGTCAACTCGATTGCGATCGCCTAGATTACTTGATGCGAGACAGCTATGCAACCGGGGCATCCTACGGCAAGCTGGATTTGGATCGGATTTTGCTGGCACTGGAGTTCGATCCGACGCAGCAAATTCTGGTGGTGAAGCAAAAGGGAATTACCGCCATTGAGCATTACCTGATCGTGCGGTACTTCATGTACGCCCAGATTTACAACCATCCCAAGAATATTGCCGCCACCTGGATTCTGCGCCATGCCTTTGGACGAGCCCAAGAACTTCTAATGCTCAATCACAGCCCCTTTTGTGATGACACAATGACCGTTTGGCTCGGCGGAGATTGCGATCGCATGGCCTTGGCGCATTACCTAGCTGCCGATGATGGCGTGTTTACCTATCACCTTCAGCGGTGGCAGACTCATCCCGACCCCATCCTGGCTGATCTCTGTCAGCGCTATGTGAATCGGGATTTATTCAAAGCCTACGATGTGACCCACCTCAGCACCGAACACCAAAATGAATTGCTCACCCAAGTACGTCAAAGCCTGACAGGACAGGGATACCCTGCGGAATACTACGCGGGATTACGAACGTCCTGGAGTCGAGGCTATACCCTCTATCAACGCGGCATCAAACTTCAAGCAGGGACAGAACTCCAGGAATTGAGCGATCGCTCTCCCTTGGTGAAAACCATTACCCAACCGCAGCAGCGCCACTGGCTGATTTGCCCCCGTGAAGCCATGCACGGGTTGCCGAAAACGGGGTATTATATCAAGCCTGCTTAAATGCTCACTAAAACCCATGATATTAAACGGTCTGTTTGGGCAGATGGCCTATTGCCCCAGTACAAATGCCTCCGTGAACAAATATTCATCCTTTGTGACGCACTAGGCCGGATTAGATACGCTAGTGCCTATAGACTTCGCATTCTCAGGACACAAACTGTATGTACAGCCAAAGCAACAACCCTGTGCAGATCACCTTTCACTATCTGGACGGTCATAGCGAGTCCTTTACCCTGCATCAAGAGGTGATTGATGCTGAAAATAGCCAAGAATTTCAGCTTGAGGTTCGCCATCTTCTGCGTAAGGAGTGGTGGATTCTGCACCTTCCTGAGCAAACCGTGCTTATCAATATTGCCAACGTCACCAAGGTAGAAGTGAAGCCTCCCA harbors:
- a CDS encoding HD domain-containing protein, coding for MQSWLTLPRSTSSSRTYHDPLHGAIVLDRRDPVEALLIQLIDTPEFQRLRRIRQLGPASLTFHGAESSRFTHSLGVMAIARRAFDGIAARYPELLPHRATVLCAALLHDIGHGPFSHTCEEIFSCHHERWTQRILEESDGVRSLLTGFHPDLLADILQVYQKEHPIPFVWQLVSSQLDCDRLDYLMRDSYATGASYGKLDLDRILLALEFDPTQQILVVKQKGITAIEHYLIVRYFMYAQIYNHPKNIAATWILRHAFGRAQELLMLNHSPFCDDTMTVWLGGDCDRMALAHYLAADDGVFTYHLQRWQTHPDPILADLCQRYVNRDLFKAYDVTHLSTEHQNELLTQVRQSLTGQGYPAEYYAGLRTSWSRGYTLYQRGIKLQAGTELQELSDRSPLVKTITQPQQRHWLICPREAMHGLPKTGYYIKPA